The following are encoded in a window of Myxocyprinus asiaticus isolate MX2 ecotype Aquarium Trade chromosome 17, UBuf_Myxa_2, whole genome shotgun sequence genomic DNA:
- the LOC127454888 gene encoding neuroglobin-like gives MMEKLSEKDKGLIRDSWESLGKNKVPHGIVMFRRLFELDPTLLTLFSYSTNCGVLPECLSSPEFLDHVTKVMLVIDAAVSHLDDLHTLEDFLLNLGRKHQTVGVKIQSFTVVGESLLYMLQCSLGPAYTAPLRQAWLNMYSSVVSAMTRGWAKNGEHKSN, from the exons ATGATGGAGAAACTCTCTGAAAAAGATAAAGGTCTGATCCGGGATAGCTGGGAGAGCCTGGGGAAGAACAAGGTGCCACATGGAATTGTTATGTTTAGGAG GTTATTTGAGCTGGACCCTACACTGCTCACCCTCTTCAGCTACAGCACAAACTGTGGAGTTTTACCTGAATGTCTATCCAGCCCTGAGTTTCTTGACCATGTCACCAAG GTAATGTTGGTGATTGATGCAGCTGTGAGCCATCTTGATGACCTACATACTTTGGAGGACTTCTTGTTGAACTTAGGCCGGAAGCACCAGACAGTTGGGGTCAAGATCCAGTCCTTTACT GTGGTTGGAGAGTCCCTACTCTATATGCTTCAATGCAGTTTGGGTCCAGCATACACAGCACCACTGCGTCAGGCCTGGCTCAATATGTACAGCAGTGTGGTATCAGCCATGACCCGAGGCTGGGCCAAGAATGGAGAACATAAGTCCAACTGA